In one Bosea sp. RAC05 genomic region, the following are encoded:
- a CDS encoding ABC transporter permease has product MSLSQRHLALILITPGLVLVAALFLYPLCFSLISAFSKDGSFTLEWFAKAFELYSTDMVFTVVIVVTSCALTALAAIVIAGTLTLGENRYIVGTLRALYRWPLFIPFIVAAQCMRTFLAKNGLMNNSFVSLGLIEPLQAVSFLDWRGIIATFVWKQTPFVALLLAGALASIDRATLEAGRNLGASRLRVLIELALPQVMQTLLVALVLSFVTMLSVLSVPLMVSGSQPTMLTVDMAFRINAYGDYATANALGVITYLISAGAAILYLRRGLSQEAPR; this is encoded by the coding sequence ATGAGCCTCTCCCAACGCCATCTGGCGCTGATCCTGATCACGCCCGGCCTCGTGCTGGTCGCGGCGCTGTTCCTGTATCCGCTGTGCTTCTCGCTGATCTCCGCCTTCAGCAAGGACGGGTCGTTCACGCTCGAGTGGTTCGCCAAGGCGTTCGAACTCTACTCGACCGACATGGTCTTCACGGTGGTGATCGTGGTGACCTCCTGCGCGCTGACGGCGCTGGCCGCCATCGTCATCGCCGGCACGCTGACACTCGGTGAAAACCGCTACATCGTGGGCACGCTAAGGGCGCTCTATCGCTGGCCGCTCTTCATCCCCTTCATCGTCGCGGCGCAGTGCATGCGCACCTTCCTCGCCAAGAACGGCCTGATGAACAACAGCTTCGTCTCGCTGGGGCTGATCGAGCCCTTGCAGGCGGTGAGCTTCCTCGACTGGCGCGGCATCATCGCCACCTTTGTCTGGAAGCAGACGCCCTTCGTGGCGCTGCTGCTGGCGGGCGCGCTCGCCTCGATCGACCGGGCGACGCTGGAGGCCGGCCGCAATCTCGGCGCCTCGCGGCTGCGGGTGCTGATCGAGCTGGCGTTGCCGCAGGTCATGCAGACGCTGCTGGTGGCGCTCGTGCTCTCCTTCGTGACGATGCTCTCGGTGCTGTCGGTGCCGCTGATGGTCTCGGGCTCGCAGCCGACCATGCTGACCGTCGACATGGCCTTCCGCATCAACGCCTATGGCGACTACGCCACGGCCAATGCGCTCGGCGTCATCACCTATCTGATCAGCGCCGGTGCCGCGATCCTGTATCTGCGGCGCGGCCTCTCGCAGGAGGCGCCGCGATGA
- a CDS encoding FAD/NAD(P)-dependent oxidoreductase: MTPADLIVVGAGPAGAAAALAASEAGLQVVLLDEAFAPGGQVYRAPPPPLSVAAGARGADDAAGDGLRAAVAASAVVWKGGARVWSISGAFRVDAVTAAGSESFTAPRLVAATGAHERLVPFPGWTTPGVIGLAAATILLKSQGMVPGRRTVVAGCGPLLAAVAAKIVAGGGAVAAVVDLAGPGDWLKALPAMASRPDLLRQGLGWALKLGAARVPVLFRHMVTGVSGGETCETVTVAPVDGEGRLTGGRSRVFDVDALAIGHGLVPGCEIPKLLRAAHRFAPDAGGWTPVRDAFGRCSVAGLYAVGDGAAVAGAEPARLSGRLAGLAVAQDEGRLPADVFAREAGAARAALDKALVFAGAINRLMRARPAMVEAIAAETVICRCEDVRRGEIEAAIAAGAREINQLKHFTRCGMGPCQGRMCGETAATLLARHVGSREAAGYWTGRPPLRPVPLADLLGQFDYADIPVPTPAPL, translated from the coding sequence ATGACGCCGGCCGACCTCATCGTCGTGGGAGCCGGGCCGGCCGGCGCCGCAGCCGCGCTGGCCGCCAGCGAGGCCGGCCTTCAGGTCGTGCTGCTGGACGAGGCCTTCGCGCCCGGCGGGCAGGTCTACCGCGCGCCGCCGCCGCCCCTCTCCGTCGCAGCGGGGGCGCGGGGCGCCGACGATGCGGCCGGCGATGGCCTTCGCGCGGCGGTCGCCGCCTCGGCCGTGGTCTGGAAGGGTGGGGCGCGGGTCTGGTCGATCTCGGGCGCCTTCCGCGTCGACGCCGTGACGGCGGCGGGGAGCGAGAGCTTCACCGCTCCGCGGCTGGTCGCCGCCACCGGCGCGCATGAGCGGCTGGTGCCCTTTCCGGGCTGGACGACGCCGGGCGTGATCGGGCTCGCGGCGGCGACGATCCTCTTGAAATCGCAGGGCATGGTGCCGGGCCGGCGCACCGTGGTGGCGGGTTGCGGGCCGCTGCTGGCGGCGGTCGCGGCCAAGATCGTCGCCGGGGGCGGCGCGGTCGCGGCGGTGGTCGATCTCGCGGGGCCGGGCGACTGGCTGAAGGCGCTGCCGGCGATGGCGAGCCGGCCGGATCTGCTGCGGCAGGGGCTCGGCTGGGCGCTGAAGCTGGGCGCGGCGCGCGTGCCGGTGCTGTTTCGCCATATGGTCACGGGCGTCTCGGGCGGAGAGACCTGCGAGACGGTGACGGTCGCGCCGGTCGATGGGGAGGGCCGGCTGACGGGCGGCCGCTCGCGCGTGTTCGATGTGGATGCGCTCGCCATCGGCCATGGGCTGGTGCCGGGCTGCGAGATCCCGAAGCTGCTGCGCGCCGCGCATCGCTTCGCGCCCGACGCGGGCGGCTGGACGCCGGTGCGCGATGCGTTCGGGCGCTGCTCGGTCGCGGGGCTCTATGCCGTCGGCGACGGAGCGGCCGTGGCGGGGGCCGAGCCGGCGCGGCTCTCGGGGCGGCTCGCGGGGCTGGCGGTGGCGCAGGATGAGGGGCGGCTGCCGGCCGATGTCTTCGCACGCGAGGCGGGGGCGGCGCGGGCGGCGCTCGACAAGGCGCTGGTCTTCGCCGGCGCGATCAATCGGCTGATGCGGGCGCGGCCGGCGATGGTCGAGGCGATCGCGGCCGAGACGGTGATCTGCCGCTGCGAGGATGTCCGCCGCGGCGAAATCGAGGCCGCCATCGCGGCCGGCGCGCGCGAGATCAACCAGCTTAAGCATTTCACCCGCTGCGGCATGGGTCCCTGCCAGGGCCGGATGTGCGGCGAGACGGCGGCGACGCTGCTCGCCCGCCATGTCGGGTCGCGCGAGGCGGCGGGCTACTGGACCGGGCGGCCGCCGCTGCGTCCCGTGCCTCTGGCCGATCTGCTCGGCCAGTTCGACTATGCCGACATCCCCGTGCCGACTCCGGCCCCGCTATGA
- a CDS encoding ABC transporter substrate-binding protein: MRILTIACSLAALMAASPLSAQTLNVASAGDQNMVDYVKDFLGPMFEKANPGVKVVSVGTGAGDSGSQKIFEKLDAQKGSATTDFDVVVIHQKAAGQMVKDGLLDKYTANVPTAKLATGEAAKNALGTDVSGYVIPMFQSQTALAYNADMVKTPPSTFAELADWAKKNPKQFGYNGIKGGMSGVSFVAGWVYAFGGDAEKLMKGPYDAATKTTWDKAFADLKEFNKNATITPGNAGTLDMLNRGEIAIGPVWVDMFYSWQADGKLPPNMKLKLISPGMPGQPMYYAVPAKAGQKKLAEAFIALATSPQVQADGIVKKFNWYPGIDASHLEGKLDKAAWDKLFVDVTPADLAKNGKAFPIAPYFNDILEGYEKKVAN; this comes from the coding sequence ATGCGCATCCTCACGATTGCCTGCTCGCTCGCGGCGCTGATGGCGGCATCCCCGCTCTCCGCCCAGACCCTCAATGTCGCCTCCGCCGGCGACCAGAACATGGTCGACTACGTCAAGGACTTCCTCGGGCCGATGTTCGAGAAGGCCAATCCCGGCGTGAAGGTCGTCTCGGTCGGAACCGGCGCGGGCGATTCCGGCTCGCAGAAGATCTTCGAGAAGCTCGACGCCCAGAAGGGTTCGGCGACGACCGATTTCGACGTCGTCGTGATCCACCAGAAGGCCGCCGGCCAGATGGTCAAGGACGGGCTGCTCGACAAGTACACCGCCAATGTTCCGACCGCCAAGCTCGCCACCGGCGAGGCGGCCAAGAACGCGCTCGGCACCGATGTCTCGGGCTATGTCATCCCGATGTTCCAGTCGCAGACGGCGCTCGCCTACAATGCCGACATGGTCAAGACGCCGCCCTCGACCTTCGCCGAACTGGCGGATTGGGCGAAGAAGAACCCCAAACAGTTCGGCTATAACGGCATCAAGGGCGGCATGTCGGGCGTCTCCTTCGTCGCCGGCTGGGTCTATGCCTTCGGCGGCGACGCCGAGAAGCTGATGAAGGGCCCCTATGACGCGGCCACCAAGACGACCTGGGACAAGGCCTTCGCCGACCTGAAGGAGTTCAACAAGAACGCCACGATCACGCCCGGCAATGCCGGCACGCTCGACATGCTCAACCGCGGCGAGATCGCGATCGGCCCGGTCTGGGTCGACATGTTCTATTCCTGGCAGGCCGACGGCAAGCTGCCGCCGAACATGAAGCTGAAGCTGATCTCGCCCGGCATGCCCGGCCAGCCGATGTATTACGCCGTGCCCGCCAAGGCCGGCCAGAAGAAGCTGGCCGAGGCCTTCATCGCGCTCGCCACCTCGCCGCAGGTGCAGGCCGACGGCATCGTCAAGAAGTTCAACTGGTATCCGGGCATCGACGCCAGCCATCTCGAGGGCAAGCTCGACAAGGCCGCCTGGGACAAGCTCTTCGTCGACGTCACCCCGGCCGACCTCGCCAAGAACGGCAAGGCCTTCCCGATCGCGCCCTACTTCAACGACATCCTCGAGGGCTACGAGAAGAAGGTCGCGAACTGA
- a CDS encoding ABC transporter permease, with protein MIRLAASARMVLAASLLAAFAFVLIGPILNLALWSVAERWYTPHKLPVTYGTRYWEQVFRPTGDAMASLGTSVWIAVLTVLFALALSIPAGYALARLKLPMRALFMLMFLLPQAFPSVAIYINVARIFYQLGINGTVLAVVLVHTAHGLVFSVWIAAAAFAAVDKDLELAARNMGASPLRAFFTVTLPLAAPGIIASGIFVFLESLDEFTGTFFVGVPQVTTLPLLLYNAAMGGNYQVASITALILLVPSVLFMLFIERFLRADVLAKVGT; from the coding sequence ATGATCCGGCTCGCTGCCTCCGCCCGGATGGTGCTGGCCGCGAGCCTGCTCGCCGCCTTCGCCTTCGTCCTGATCGGGCCGATCCTGAACCTCGCGCTGTGGTCCGTCGCCGAGCGCTGGTACACGCCCCACAAGCTGCCCGTGACCTATGGCACGCGCTATTGGGAGCAGGTCTTCCGGCCGACCGGCGACGCCATGGCCTCGCTAGGCACCAGCGTCTGGATCGCGGTGCTGACGGTGCTGTTTGCGCTGGCGCTGTCGATTCCCGCCGGCTACGCGCTGGCGCGGCTGAAGCTGCCGATGCGGGCGCTGTTCATGCTGATGTTCCTGCTGCCGCAGGCGTTTCCGTCGGTGGCGATCTACATCAACGTCGCCCGGATCTTCTACCAGCTCGGCATCAACGGCACGGTCCTGGCGGTGGTGCTGGTCCACACCGCGCATGGGCTGGTGTTCTCGGTCTGGATCGCGGCGGCGGCCTTTGCCGCGGTCGACAAGGATCTCGAGCTGGCGGCGCGCAACATGGGCGCCTCGCCGCTGCGGGCCTTCTTCACCGTGACGCTGCCGCTGGCCGCGCCGGGCATCATCGCCAGCGGCATCTTCGTGTTCCTCGAATCGCTCGACGAGTTCACCGGCACCTTCTTCGTCGGCGTGCCCCAGGTGACGACGCTGCCGCTGCTGCTCTACAATGCGGCGATGGGCGGCAACTACCAGGTCGCCTCGATCACGGCGCTGATCCTGCTGGTGCCCTCGGTGCTGTTCATGCTGTTCATCGAGCGCTTCCTGCGGGCCGACGTGCTCGCCAAGGTCGGGACGTGA
- a CDS encoding (2Fe-2S)-binding protein has product MTALRMKDAFRRGDAVTLTVEGRSVMAHCGETLAAALLAAGMARLRHSPREFSPRGAYCFMGVCQECVVRVDGVLRQSCQVPVEDGLIVELKGSL; this is encoded by the coding sequence ATGACGGCTCTGCGGATGAAGGACGCCTTCCGGCGGGGTGACGCCGTGACGCTGACGGTCGAAGGGCGCAGCGTCATGGCCCATTGCGGCGAGACCCTGGCGGCGGCGCTGCTGGCTGCCGGAATGGCCCGGCTGCGCCATAGTCCCCGCGAGTTTTCGCCACGCGGCGCCTACTGCTTCATGGGAGTCTGCCAGGAATGCGTGGTGCGGGTCGACGGCGTGCTGCGCCAGTCCTGCCAGGTGCCGGTCGAGGATGGGCTCATCGTCGAACTCAAGGGCTCGCTCTAG
- a CDS encoding GntR family transcriptional regulator, which produces MTLTEPGETPEQTGGYNLSNLAYKAVSDMVRGRRLKGGEVIVEAKLADVLGISRTPLREALQRLEGEGLVVKAANRSFMVRNVDLGEYLQSLKVRELLEGEAAALAAGRLSQAKLAMVHREIDELMAATTYHTDAHWRSDDNVHGLYIDGCGNAVMGQMIRSLRVTTRLFEIARLADRVGQDAVEHLEIVVALEAEDPKRARKAAQAHIRSLSRFSLDNIS; this is translated from the coding sequence ATGACCCTGACCGAGCCGGGCGAAACCCCCGAGCAGACCGGCGGCTACAACCTCTCCAACCTCGCCTACAAGGCGGTGTCGGACATGGTGCGCGGGCGCCGGCTCAAGGGCGGCGAGGTCATCGTCGAGGCGAAGCTCGCCGATGTGCTCGGCATCTCGCGGACGCCGCTGCGCGAGGCGCTGCAGCGCCTGGAGGGCGAGGGCCTGGTGGTGAAGGCCGCCAACCGCTCCTTCATGGTGCGCAATGTCGATCTCGGCGAATATCTGCAGAGCCTGAAGGTGCGCGAACTGCTCGAGGGCGAGGCGGCGGCGCTCGCCGCGGGGCGGCTGTCGCAGGCCAAGCTCGCCATGGTTCATCGAGAGATCGACGAGCTGATGGCGGCGACGACCTATCACACCGACGCCCACTGGCGCTCCGACGACAATGTCCACGGCCTCTATATCGACGGCTGCGGCAATGCCGTGATGGGGCAGATGATCCGCTCGCTGCGGGTGACGACGCGGCTGTTCGAGATCGCCCGCCTCGCCGACCGCGTCGGGCAGGATGCGGTCGAGCATCTCGAGATCGTGGTCGCGCTGGAGGCCGAGGACCCCAAGCGCGCCCGCAAGGCCGCCCAGGCGCATATCCGGAGCCTGTCGCGCTTCTCGCTCGACAACATCTCCTGA
- a CDS encoding phosphotriesterase family protein produces the protein MPPNRPAAPGEIQTVCGPIAPADLGPTLMHEHLLCDVTPPELAAQGLPEVEITPWNAAEIRYHWCRHYGNHILSDVAEMTQEVRLFRERGGRAIVELTIEGIKPDPLGLRAIAQATGVAIVAGCGVYIESFAGEALTTRSTDDLAALMIASVRDGLHGSDVRAGIIGEIGISDPPTPGELRALTAAAIAQRETGASINVHPGRDPASPLQVVAHVAAAGGDVTRLIISHLDRTFSTLDQALALVETGAVAEWDFFGIESSHYPFAPIDLPNDGMRLNGIAGLVARGHGAQVTLSQDICTKTRLCRHGGHGYGHLIENVVPMMRRKGFDEAMIDQFLIETPRRLLTLV, from the coding sequence ATGCCGCCGAACCGCCCCGCCGCCCCCGGCGAGATCCAGACCGTCTGCGGCCCGATCGCGCCCGCCGATCTCGGACCCACGCTGATGCACGAGCATCTGCTCTGCGATGTCACGCCGCCCGAACTCGCCGCGCAGGGACTCCCGGAAGTCGAGATCACGCCCTGGAACGCCGCCGAGATTCGCTACCACTGGTGCCGGCATTACGGGAACCACATCCTCTCGGACGTCGCGGAGATGACGCAGGAGGTGCGGCTCTTCCGCGAGCGCGGCGGCCGCGCCATCGTCGAGCTGACCATCGAGGGCATCAAGCCCGATCCGCTCGGCCTGCGCGCGATTGCGCAGGCGACCGGCGTGGCCATCGTCGCCGGCTGCGGCGTCTATATCGAGAGCTTCGCCGGCGAGGCCCTGACCACGCGCTCGACCGACGACTTGGCCGCGCTGATGATCGCCAGCGTCCGCGACGGCCTGCACGGCAGCGATGTCCGCGCCGGCATCATCGGCGAGATCGGCATCAGCGACCCGCCCACCCCGGGCGAGTTGCGCGCCCTCACCGCCGCAGCCATCGCCCAGCGCGAGACCGGCGCCAGCATCAACGTCCATCCCGGACGCGACCCCGCCTCGCCCCTGCAGGTCGTCGCGCATGTCGCGGCGGCCGGCGGCGACGTCACGCGCCTGATCATCAGCCATCTCGACCGCACCTTCTCCACGCTGGATCAGGCGCTGGCGTTGGTCGAGACGGGTGCCGTCGCCGAATGGGATTTCTTCGGCATCGAATCCTCGCACTACCCCTTCGCCCCGATCGACCTGCCCAATGACGGCATGCGGCTGAACGGGATCGCGGGGCTCGTCGCGCGCGGCCATGGCGCGCAGGTGACGCTCTCGCAGGACATCTGCACGAAGACGCGCCTGTGCCGCCATGGCGGCCATGGCTATGGTCATCTGATCGAGAATGTGGTGCCGATGATGCGCCGCAAGGGATTCGACGAGGCCATGATCGACCAGTTCCTGATCGAAACGCCGCGCCGGCTGCTCACTCTTGTCTGA
- a CDS encoding DMT family transporter, whose translation MSEAGVEAAARARRDILIGAALMVVSTFCFVSLDSILKALAARHDVLFLAWGRNLFQVVYLVAVMPLFGARRMLLTRHPVIQLCRGAALVGTTVFIVLALKSMPLAQTYAITFSAPLIATILAMVFLKERPSLRRWALILIGFGGVMVALQPTAPGAGGFLVFPLAMALANAGYHVLTRAIAADEDPLAMLFQVGFFAFLLTSLALPWSWSRMEPWEWGVLAVGGAFGTLAHLLLIEAFRRAPTAVISPMIYSQIIAACLIGYFAFGEVPTLATLLGAAIVVASGVALIRSRG comes from the coding sequence TTGTCTGAGGCCGGCGTCGAGGCGGCCGCACGCGCGAGGCGCGACATCCTCATCGGCGCCGCGCTGATGGTGGTGTCGACCTTCTGCTTCGTCAGCCTCGATTCGATCCTCAAGGCGCTGGCGGCGCGGCACGACGTGCTCTTCCTCGCCTGGGGCCGCAACCTGTTCCAGGTCGTCTATCTCGTCGCCGTCATGCCGCTCTTTGGCGCGCGCCGGATGCTGTTGACGCGCCACCCCGTCATCCAGCTCTGCCGCGGCGCGGCGCTGGTCGGCACCACGGTCTTCATCGTGCTGGCGCTGAAATCCATGCCGCTGGCCCAGACCTACGCCATCACCTTCTCGGCCCCGCTGATCGCGACCATCCTCGCCATGGTCTTCCTTAAGGAGCGCCCCTCGCTGAGGCGCTGGGCGCTGATCCTGATCGGATTCGGCGGCGTCATGGTCGCGCTGCAGCCGACAGCGCCGGGCGCCGGCGGCTTTCTCGTCTTTCCGCTCGCCATGGCGCTGGCGAACGCCGGCTATCACGTCCTGACGCGGGCCATCGCCGCCGATGAGGACCCGCTGGCTATGCTGTTCCAGGTCGGCTTCTTCGCCTTCCTGCTGACCTCGCTCGCCCTGCCCTGGTCCTGGTCGCGGATGGAACCCTGGGAATGGGGCGTGCTGGCGGTCGGCGGTGCCTTCGGCACGCTCGCCCATCTCCTGCTGATCGAGGCCTTCCGGCGGGCGCCGACCGCGGTGATCTCGCCGATGATCTATTCGCAGATCATCGCTGCCTGCCTGATCGGCTACTTCGCCTTCGGCGAGGTTCCCACGCTGGCCACCCTGCTGGGCGCGGCGATCGTCGTCGCCAGCGGCGTGGCGCTGATCCGCTCGCGGGGTTGA
- a CDS encoding transporter substrate-binding domain-containing protein, whose amino-acid sequence MFKKIALGLAALLGVASATLPTDASARTLDEILKSGTLKVGVNPTLPPLAKFDEKNQIVGFDVDFATEIAKMLGVKLEIVQTGSPDRIPFVASGKIDLVMGAMTRNPERAKVIDFTVPVHTEVFGVLTTEAKPYKDWKELDSPSVTLIQVRGTTPVKFIEDNLKQAKVTLLDNYPDAVRALAQGRGDAMIDVIDFVGEQMNRFKDVKWKVVETPVDVYYCSFGLAKNATGLKDWLNVAIFEMHRRGKTDEMWIKWFGIKMLNPTGFTPYF is encoded by the coding sequence ATGTTCAAGAAAATCGCACTCGGCCTCGCCGCGCTCCTGGGCGTCGCCAGTGCCACCCTGCCCACTGATGCGAGCGCCCGCACGCTCGACGAGATCCTGAAGTCCGGCACGCTCAAGGTCGGCGTCAACCCGACGCTGCCGCCGCTGGCCAAGTTCGACGAGAAGAACCAGATCGTCGGCTTCGACGTCGATTTCGCGACCGAGATCGCCAAGATGCTCGGCGTGAAGCTGGAGATCGTACAGACCGGTTCGCCCGACCGCATTCCCTTCGTCGCCTCGGGCAAGATCGATCTCGTCATGGGCGCGATGACGCGCAATCCCGAGCGCGCCAAGGTCATCGACTTCACCGTGCCCGTTCACACCGAGGTCTTCGGCGTGCTGACGACCGAGGCCAAGCCCTACAAGGACTGGAAGGAACTCGACAGCCCGAGCGTCACCCTGATCCAGGTGCGCGGCACCACCCCGGTCAAGTTCATCGAGGATAACCTCAAGCAGGCCAAGGTCACGCTGCTCGACAACTACCCCGACGCGGTGCGCGCGCTGGCACAGGGCCGCGGCGACGCGATGATCGACGTCATCGACTTCGTCGGCGAGCAGATGAACCGCTTCAAGGACGTGAAGTGGAAGGTCGTCGAGACGCCGGTCGACGTCTACTACTGCAGCTTCGGCCTGGCCAAAAACGCCACCGGCCTGAAGGACTGGCTCAACGTCGCGATCTTCGAGATGCATCGCCGCGGCAAGACAGACGAGATGTGGATCAAGTGGTTCGGCATCAAGATGCTCAACCCGACCGGCTTCACGCCCTACTTCTGA
- a CDS encoding ABC transporter ATP-binding protein, with translation MPTDMPNGPRSGASIAVRDLKVSYGGTRVLHGVSLDFEPGSFTALLGSSGCGKTTLLRALSGFVPVESGAILVGGRDVAPLPPEKRGMAMVFQSYALWPHMSVLQNMGYGLKLRGVPKAQIAAKVGALLSMLGLSGYEDRKVTALSGGQRQRVALGRALAIDPGILLLDEPLSNLDAKIRMVMRHEIRAIQQRLGLTAVHVTHDREEAMTMADRLVIMQAGRVAQVGTPEEVYDRPASAFVANFMGAENVLPLHVARAEGGASVTAGTAMARLAPEAAQALPAGEAVAYFRDDVARLDASDAAAGGDLLVPGTIAARAYPGGVYRYRIEAAGRQITVDDADRHELGITIGLRIPLQRLHIFPASEAGIAA, from the coding sequence GTGCCAACCGATATGCCCAACGGGCCGCGCAGCGGCGCGTCGATCGCCGTGCGCGACCTGAAGGTCTCCTATGGCGGCACGCGCGTGCTGCATGGCGTCAGCCTCGATTTCGAGCCGGGCAGCTTCACCGCGCTGCTGGGCTCCTCGGGCTGCGGCAAGACCACGCTGCTGCGGGCGCTGTCGGGCTTCGTGCCGGTCGAGTCCGGGGCGATCCTGGTCGGAGGGCGCGACGTCGCCCCGCTGCCGCCGGAGAAGCGCGGCATGGCGATGGTGTTCCAGTCCTATGCGCTGTGGCCGCATATGAGCGTGCTGCAGAACATGGGCTACGGGCTGAAGCTGCGCGGCGTGCCCAAGGCGCAGATCGCGGCCAAGGTCGGCGCGCTGCTCTCCATGCTCGGCCTCTCCGGCTACGAGGACCGCAAGGTCACCGCGCTCTCGGGCGGGCAGCGCCAGCGCGTCGCGCTCGGCCGGGCGCTCGCCATCGACCCCGGCATCCTCCTGCTCGACGAGCCGCTCTCCAATCTCGACGCCAAGATCCGCATGGTGATGCGCCACGAGATCCGCGCCATCCAGCAGCGGCTCGGGCTGACCGCCGTCCATGTCACGCATGACCGCGAGGAGGCCATGACCATGGCGGACCGGCTGGTGATCATGCAGGCGGGCCGCGTCGCGCAGGTCGGCACGCCCGAGGAGGTCTATGACCGCCCGGCGAGCGCCTTCGTCGCGAATTTCATGGGTGCGGAGAACGTGCTGCCGCTGCATGTCGCCCGCGCCGAGGGCGGCGCCTCCGTCACGGCCGGCACGGCGATGGCGCGGCTCGCGCCGGAGGCGGCCCAGGCGCTGCCGGCCGGCGAGGCGGTCGCCTATTTCCGCGACGATGTCGCAAGGCTCGACGCCAGCGACGCGGCGGCGGGCGGGGATCTGCTGGTCCCCGGCACCATCGCCGCGCGCGCCTATCCGGGCGGGGTCTACCGCTACCGGATCGAGGCCGCCGGCCGCCAGATCACGGTCGACGACGCCGACCGCCACGAACTCGGAATCACGATCGGCCTGCGCATCCCGCTGCAGCGCCTGCACATCTTCCCGGCATCCGAGGCCGGGATTGCCGCCTGA
- the hydA gene encoding dihydropyrimidinase, whose amino-acid sequence MSYDLVIAGGTVATASDTFSCDIGVRDGTIVAMGHDLGPAKETIDATGHLVLPGGIDSHVHIAQPSGDGIVMADDFASGTLSAAFGGNTTVMPFCMQEKGTSLRETVKDYHKLAEGRCYTDVSFHLVISEPTEQVLGQDLPALIEDGYTSFKVFMTYDGLALNDREMLEVMSVARETGALVMVHAENYDAIRFLTDRLERGGHIAPKFHGTSRPIPVEREATHRAISLAELVDVPVMIVHVSNREAMEEIARARSRGLKVYGETCPQYLVLTEKDMDGLNMEGAKYVCSPPPRDTASQQACWEGLSNGIFNVFSSDHCPFRYDDPAGKLIPKGKTSFRWVPNGIPGVETRLPILFSEGVGKGRITLNQFVALSSTNHAKTYGLTKKGSIAIGMDADIAIWDPKREVTISQSLLHHGSDYTPYEGIAVTGWPVTTILRGQVLVRDGQLVGKPGQGGHVARERSALAASAGQLPTSFEPAGRHR is encoded by the coding sequence ATGAGCTACGATCTCGTCATCGCCGGCGGCACGGTCGCCACCGCCTCCGACACGTTCTCCTGCGATATCGGCGTGCGTGACGGGACGATCGTGGCGATGGGTCATGATCTCGGCCCGGCGAAGGAGACGATCGACGCCACCGGCCACCTCGTTCTGCCCGGTGGCATCGACAGCCATGTCCATATCGCCCAGCCCAGCGGCGACGGCATCGTCATGGCCGACGACTTTGCCTCCGGCACGCTCTCGGCGGCGTTCGGCGGCAACACCACGGTGATGCCGTTCTGCATGCAGGAGAAGGGCACGTCGCTGCGCGAGACGGTGAAGGATTATCACAAGCTGGCGGAGGGGCGCTGCTACACCGACGTCTCCTTCCACCTCGTCATCTCCGAGCCGACCGAGCAGGTGCTGGGGCAGGACCTGCCGGCGCTGATCGAGGACGGCTACACCTCCTTCAAGGTCTTCATGACCTATGACGGGCTGGCCCTGAACGACCGCGAGATGCTCGAGGTGATGTCGGTGGCGCGCGAGACCGGCGCGCTCGTCATGGTCCATGCCGAGAACTACGACGCGATTCGCTTCCTGACCGACCGACTGGAGCGCGGCGGGCATATCGCGCCGAAATTCCACGGCACCTCGCGGCCGATTCCCGTCGAGCGCGAGGCGACGCATCGCGCGATCTCGCTCGCCGAACTCGTCGATGTCCCCGTGATGATCGTCCATGTCTCGAACCGCGAGGCGATGGAGGAGATCGCGCGGGCCCGTTCGCGCGGCCTCAAGGTCTATGGCGAGACCTGCCCGCAATATCTCGTGCTGACCGAGAAGGACATGGACGGCCTCAACATGGAGGGCGCGAAATATGTCTGCTCGCCGCCGCCGCGCGACACCGCCAGCCAGCAGGCCTGCTGGGAGGGGCTGTCGAACGGCATCTTCAACGTCTTCTCCTCCGACCACTGCCCGTTCCGCTACGACGACCCGGCCGGCAAGTTGATCCCGAAGGGCAAGACCTCCTTCCGCTGGGTGCCCAACGGCATTCCCGGCGTCGAGACGCGGCTGCCGATCCTGTTCTCGGAAGGCGTCGGCAAGGGGCGGATCACGCTGAACCAGTTCGTCGCGCTGTCCTCGACCAACCATGCGAAGACCTACGGGCTGACGAAGAAGGGCTCGATCGCGATCGGCATGGATGCCGACATCGCGATCTGGGACCCGAAGCGCGAGGTCACGATCAGCCAGTCGCTGCTGCACCATGGCAGCGACTACACGCCCTATGAGGGCATTGCGGTGACGGGCTGGCCGGTGACCACGATCCTGCGCGGACAGGTGCTGGTGCGCGACGGCCAGCTCGTCGGCAAGCCGGGGCAGGGCGGGCATGTCGCGCGCGAGCGCTCGGCGCTGGCGGCCTCAGCGGGGCAGCTGCCGACCTCCTTCGAGCCGGCCGGGCGCCACCGGTGA